From a single Alkalihalophilus pseudofirmus genomic region:
- a CDS encoding phosphate/phosphite/phosphonate ABC transporter substrate-binding protein — protein MKKVMTALLMMLLALMLAACGESNEETTATQDPEPQEEDTEVEEDAGAAEGLPDELIMGFVPSQDSDKIADTVAPLADRLSEELGIPVSGQVMTNYTALVEAMGNDRVHIGFIPAFGYVLATERYDNVEAILKSVRHGSSTYRAQYTVRADSGIESIEDLEGKVWAFPDNVSTSGYLFPAAQLMDEYGVEAVEDYFSDLIQAGSHDNAMIMVLEGDADVATTFEDARTAIEGDYPEAMDELVQLDFTADIPNDTISANTNMPADFIEQIRAAFLSFNDDEEMLTIMDEVYNWTGIDEAADSDYDVVRSTYEKFKDDGAISLD, from the coding sequence ATGAAAAAAGTGATGACTGCTTTACTTATGATGCTGCTCGCATTAATGCTCGCTGCTTGTGGGGAGAGTAATGAGGAAACAACAGCAACCCAAGATCCAGAGCCACAAGAGGAAGATACAGAAGTTGAAGAGGATGCAGGAGCTGCTGAAGGCCTGCCTGATGAACTGATTATGGGCTTTGTACCATCACAAGATTCAGACAAGATTGCTGACACAGTAGCACCGCTAGCTGATCGTCTTTCTGAGGAATTAGGAATCCCAGTATCGGGACAAGTAATGACGAACTATACAGCATTAGTTGAAGCAATGGGAAATGATCGTGTTCATATCGGCTTTATCCCAGCTTTCGGTTATGTTCTTGCAACCGAGCGTTATGACAACGTTGAAGCTATTCTAAAATCTGTTCGCCACGGTTCTTCTACATACCGAGCACAATATACTGTTCGTGCAGATTCTGGCATCGAATCAATCGAAGATCTTGAAGGCAAAGTATGGGCCTTCCCAGATAACGTTTCAACAAGCGGCTACTTATTCCCTGCTGCTCAGTTAATGGATGAGTATGGTGTAGAAGCTGTAGAAGATTATTTCAGCGATTTAATCCAAGCTGGTTCACATGACAATGCCATGATTATGGTTCTTGAAGGCGATGCTGATGTTGCCACTACATTTGAAGATGCACGTACAGCGATTGAGGGCGATTATCCTGAAGCAATGGATGAGTTAGTGCAGCTTGATTTCACAGCTGATATTCCTAATGACACGATCAGCGCTAACACAAACATGCCGGCTGACTTTATCGAGCAGATTCGTGCCGCTTTCTTATCTTTCAATGACGACGAAGAAATGCTTACGATTATGGATGAAGTTTATAACTGGACAGGCATTGATGAAGCAGCTGACAGCGACTACGATGTGGTCCGCAGCACCTATGAAAAGTTCAAAGATGATGGAGCAATTTCTTTAGATTAA
- a CDS encoding HAD family hydrolase — translation MLERYDLIIFDLDGTLYEGGEHFEYYANHLKQKVKEDQQKEFASDYEKMKEGEHPVTIGKAYDVEKDLVLTIDPMTLLVTEALRWDGSLLSEQETRDLYQENLNFDFESMIAIGDGWWLPFVCAKHYGVEDCYSSYVATKEFMVTDAFTLDPLPGLKESLERLAATTSVVLVTNSDIDDVNRLLHELQLTDMFKEVIPSAKKPVETSRLFTKLLADYQVEPNRTVSIGDNYINDVAPAVLLGMDGLYIHPDAPPSFHKNVKVISSVVDCFH, via the coding sequence GTGCTAGAACGGTATGATTTGATTATTTTTGATTTAGACGGAACGTTATATGAGGGTGGGGAGCATTTTGAGTATTATGCAAATCACTTAAAACAAAAAGTAAAAGAGGATCAGCAAAAAGAGTTTGCTTCTGATTACGAGAAGATGAAAGAAGGGGAGCACCCCGTTACGATTGGGAAAGCCTATGATGTAGAGAAGGATCTTGTTTTAACAATCGACCCTATGACTCTCCTTGTGACGGAGGCCTTGAGATGGGATGGCTCTCTTTTATCAGAACAAGAAACACGGGATCTTTATCAAGAAAACCTTAATTTTGATTTTGAGTCGATGATTGCGATAGGAGATGGCTGGTGGCTTCCTTTTGTATGTGCGAAGCATTACGGAGTAGAAGATTGTTATTCAAGTTATGTAGCAACAAAAGAATTTATGGTGACTGATGCCTTCACTCTCGATCCGCTGCCGGGGTTAAAAGAATCACTTGAAAGACTTGCCGCTACAACCTCGGTCGTTCTTGTGACAAATAGCGATATCGATGACGTCAATCGTCTATTACATGAACTGCAATTAACAGATATGTTCAAAGAAGTGATTCCGTCGGCTAAAAAGCCAGTTGAGACGAGCCGGTTGTTTACGAAGCTGCTTGCCGATTATCAGGTTGAACCAAATCGCACGGTATCAATCGGTGATAATTACATCAATGATGTGGCTCCCGCTGTTTTACTAGGCATGGATGGCTTGTACATACACCCGGATGCGCCCCCTTCTTTTCATAAGAATGTAAAAGTCATCTCATCTGTTGTCGATTGTTTTCACTGA